In Oligoflexia bacterium, a single window of DNA contains:
- a CDS encoding glutathione S-transferase family protein — MLKLYDYMDSGNGYKIRLLLSHLKKPYQWYGVDIDGGETKSKEYLKINANGKIPVIELDNGKRLAESNAILYYLAQNTTYFSDDTYEQGKIMEWLFFEQYEHEPYIAVSRYIMRHLPQGHERYEELPKLKEKGKRALKLMDRHLETQSYFVANRLTIADIALFAYTHVAEQGGFDLEPYANICAWIGKVQSQANHIDIKWQPNADMN; from the coding sequence ATGCTCAAATTGTATGACTACATGGACTCGGGCAATGGCTATAAAATAAGACTATTGTTATCGCATTTAAAAAAACCTTATCAGTGGTATGGGGTTGACATTGATGGTGGCGAAACAAAATCAAAAGAGTATCTTAAGATCAATGCCAACGGTAAAATTCCTGTCATAGAGTTAGATAATGGCAAGCGTCTAGCTGAATCCAATGCAATTTTGTATTACCTTGCGCAAAACACAACGTACTTTTCTGACGATACATACGAGCAAGGAAAAATTATGGAGTGGTTATTTTTTGAGCAGTATGAACATGAGCCCTATATTGCTGTATCACGTTATATCATGCGGCATTTGCCTCAGGGGCATGAGCGCTATGAAGAATTACCTAAACTAAAAGAAAAAGGTAAAAGAGCATTAAAACTGATGGATAGGCATTTGGAAACACAGTCTTACTTTGTAGCCAATCGTTTGACAATTGCTGATATTGCTTTATTTGCCTATACGCATGTTGCTGAGCAAGGAGGTTTTGATTTAGAGCCTTATGCAAATATTTGTGCCTGGATAGGTAAGGTTCAGTCGCAAGCAAATCATATTGATATCAAATGGCAGCCCAATGCAGATATGAATTAA